The Haloplanus sp. GDY1 genomic sequence GGGATCAACTTCTTCGACACCGCCAACATGTACTCGAAGGGCGAGTCCGAGCGCATCCTCGGGAAGGCACTGGAGGGGCGACGCGAGGAGCAGGTCGTCGCCACCAAGTGCTACTTCCAGATGGACGAGGACGACCCCAACTCCGGTGGCCTGTCGCGGAAGGCCGTCGAACAGGAACTGTCGAACTCGCTGGACCGGCTGGGGATGGACACGATCGACCTCTACCAGATCCACCGGTGGGACTACGACACGCCCATCGAGACGACGCTCCGCGCCCTCGACGACGCGGTGCGTCGCGGACAGGTGCGGTACATCGGCGGGAGTTCCATGTGGGCCCACCAGTTCGCGGACGCCCTCCACACGAGCGACCGTCTGGGGCTCGACCGCTTCGTCACCATGCAGAACCACTACAACCTCGTCTACCGCGAGGAGGAACGCGAGATGCTGCCGTTCTGCGAGCGGGAGGGAATCGGCGTCATGCCGTGGTCACCGATGGCCCGCGGCTACCTCACCCGGCCGGCCGAGGACGTCGACGCGACCGCTCGCGGCGAGGCCGAGGAGAACCTGTACGAACACCCCTACCGCGAGGGGGGCGGTCGGGAGATCAACGAACGCGTCCAGCAACTCGCCGAGGAGCGGGGCGTGAAGATGGCACAGATCGCCCTCTCGTGGGTGCTGCACAAGGACGTCGTGGACGCACCCATCGTCGGCACCACCTCCGTCGAGCACCTGGAGGACGCCGTCGAGGCCCTGGAGATCGATCTGAGCGACAGCGACATCGAGTACCTGGAGGAGCCGTACGAACCCGTCCCCGTCTCCGGGCACGACTAGAGGAGGCCGCCGCCCGTCCGAACCGTCCGGAGGTCCTCGATGTACCGCCCCTCGCGGCCCTCCTGTCCGCGGTAGGCGCGCTCGACGTAGCCGTCGCCGTTCACCAGGAGGACGAGGCCGATGTGGGTGAACATGTACTTCCCCCCGTCCTCGGGATCGGTTCGGCGGAAGACGAAGCCGAACTCGTCCTCGAGGACCGCCGCCGCCCGCTCGCGGCCCGACGGGCGGAGGAAACTCCAGTTGCCGGCGTCGAGGGCGACGTTCATGTCCTCGGCGTAGGCTCGCAGGGTCTCGGCGGTGTCGCGTTGCGGGTCGAAGGTGATGGGGAGAAAGCGCACCTCGTCGGCGTAGTCGTTTCGGACGCTGTGGATCTGGACCTCGCGGAGCGCGGAGACCAGGCGGGGGCAGACGCTCATGCAGTTGGTGTAGAAGAAGCTCACGAACGCCGGGTCCTCGACCTCGCGGAGGGCGACCGACTCCCCGGAGAGCGGGTCGGGGAG encodes the following:
- a CDS encoding aldo/keto reductase, with amino-acid sequence MEYTTLGDTGMEVSRLCLGCMSFGSDDWRDWVLGEEAGIELVDRAIELGINFFDTANMYSKGESERILGKALEGRREEQVVATKCYFQMDEDDPNSGGLSRKAVEQELSNSLDRLGMDTIDLYQIHRWDYDTPIETTLRALDDAVRRGQVRYIGGSSMWAHQFADALHTSDRLGLDRFVTMQNHYNLVYREEEREMLPFCEREGIGVMPWSPMARGYLTRPAEDVDATARGEAEENLYEHPYREGGGREINERVQQLAEERGVKMAQIALSWVLHKDVVDAPIVGTTSVEHLEDAVEALEIDLSDSDIEYLEEPYEPVPVSGHD
- a CDS encoding SCO family protein, with protein sequence MDRRTYLRGLGLAGLGATAGCVGGNPNTTLGKPDRKGGVTSEALAYPAWGERVPDVTLPDPLSGESVALREVEDPAFVSFFYTNCMSVCPRLVSALREVQIHSVRNDYADEVRFLPITFDPQRDTAETLRAYAEDMNVALDAGNWSFLRPSGRERAAAVLEDEFGFVFRRTDPEDGGKYMFTHIGLVLLVNGDGYVERAYRGQEGREGRYIEDLRTVRTGGGLL